The Natronosporangium hydrolyticum nucleotide sequence GATGGGCGTTCCTGCTCGACGACGTCACCGACGAGGAGCGCGCCGCGTTCGAGCGGGCCAATCCTGACCCGTGGCTCCGGCTCCGGCTGCTGCGCTGGGACAGTCCAATTAGTGCGCTGCCGGACGCGGGTGCTCGCGAGCGGCTGACCGCGCTGACTGAGGAGGCGGCTGCAGCCGGCCCGCCGAGCACCTACGATGGGCCACTCTCGTCGCCCTCCCGTAGCCGCACCGCCGCGATCCCCTGCCTTTTCGTCATGATCGCGCTTGGGGTGGTCGGCATACTCGCCGCGATCGGCGTCTTCCGCATGATCACCTGGGTCATCGGGGGCTAACCCCACCGTTGAGCTGTGCTTCTTGGTTGGCTGGGGAGGGATCTTGCATGCCGGAATGTCGGACATAACCGGACGCAAGATCCCTCCCCAGCCAACCAAGTCCGAAATGTCCGCAGCGTCGGCGGCGGCGCACGGACGACGCGCGGACGACGCGCGGGCGGCGCGGGGGCGGCGTGTGGACGACGCGCGGACGGCGTGTGGGGGCCCGGGTAGCGGCGCGGGGGCGGCCCGGGTGGCGGCCGAGGGCTATCCTCGGCTCACGGGAGTGTAGAGAGGGGAGGGTGGCGATGGCTGCGATGACCGTGCTCTTCCTGATCATCGGTGGCGTGGGCGTGCTGTTGCTGGCGCTGGGTCTACTCGGCGTCGAACTGCTCGACATCGAAGGCTTCGTGCCGGTCGAGGTGGTCGCCGCCGGGCTGGGCGCCTTCGGCTTCGCCGCGGCGATCGCCAGCGCGTCACTCGACCAGCGGCCCCTCCCTGCGCTGCTGGCCGCCGGTGGCATCGGGGTCGTCGCGGCGATCCCGGCCGGCTGGCTGACCCTGCGGTTGACCCGGGCGGCGCAACACATGGCCACCGACGCCACGCCCACCACCGACGACCTGCCCGGCATGCTCGCCGTCGTGATCACACCGATCCCGCTCGAGGGGTACGGCGAAGTCCGGCTCATGCTCGGCGGACAGCCGGTCAAGTTCAGCGCCACCGCCGACACCGCCGTCCCGTTGGGGGCAGAGGTCTTCGTCATCTCGGCCCGCAGCGAGACCAGCGTCTTCGTCGAACCGTTGCCGACGCAGACCATTCCCTGAGCGAGTCACCCGGCCACCGCGCTGCCGTGCGGTGGCCGGCTCCGTCCCACCCGCACCTGACCTTAAGGAAAGCATGGAACCTCTCGTAATCGCGATCGGCGGCAGCGTGCTGCTGGTCTTCCTCCTCATCGTCTTCGTCATCTCCCGGATAAAGGTCGCCGGGCCGAACGAGGCGTTCATCGTCACCGGGCGCAAGGGCCGCA carries:
- a CDS encoding DUF6584 family protein, coding for MAKADVLARVKQDLALGHTYTATQRLRTLVAIQPEDLELRHLLTTVYRQTGNLVEAGRWAFLLDDVTDEERAAFERANPDPWLRLRLLRWDSPISALPDAGARERLTALTEEAAAAGPPSTYDGPLSSPSRSRTAAIPCLFVMIALGVVGILAAIGVFRMITWVIGG